From the Dermochelys coriacea isolate rDerCor1 chromosome 26, rDerCor1.pri.v4, whole genome shotgun sequence genome, one window contains:
- the ARHGAP25 gene encoding rho GTPase-activating protein 25 isoform X1, which translates to MSLKLPRNWDFNLKMDAAKIARSRSVMTGDPMAACNWTASHNLLERPLKIGWLKKQRSIVKNWQQRYFVLRGQQLCYYKDEEDAKPQGCLFLQGSTIKESVSNPEEAGKFIFEIIPGVSGDHNRTGQDSYVLMANSQSEMDEWVKSIRRVVGSPSGVVFGQRLVETMAYEQKFGQHLVPILVETCAEFIREHGMNEEGIFRLPGQDNLVKHLRDAFDAGERPSFDRDTDVHTVASLFKLYLRELPEPVVPWLQYEDFLLCGMLLNGNEMKGHQELVKQLSLLPRVNYNLLSYICRFLHEIQLNSSVNKMSVDNLATVIGVNLIRPKIEDPAVIMRGTPQIQRVMTVMISDHAKLFPLSKDEPPSPPTTQRNDSKKIQVPRSSVGWDAAEDPPASKANTVTQGQRRDDLDTSSPTSSRAEVRLGASLEDNDVNQPKDMLEMWKIQSRKRTQTLPNRKSFLTASSQGEKASSDKNDIFSNDFWTSSGSQLSPTSPTDGHKRTLSQDLFKLLDLHRTSTYDNVPTCQAESGESACTSPFSTVSSSSKKDLLANQSPNLVPKELSGPNIGAEDCGSGQENLEALQKVMLGLKKEMEMQKKDYEEQIKSLQKENYEVWAKVVRLNEEIEKEKKKFAALELKFQNVESSREDVEKRNKVLEREIQDFRKSMRDPRDKRK; encoded by the exons CTCGTTCCAGGAGCGTGATGACCGGTGATCCCATGGCGGCCTGCAACTGGACAGCCTCCCACAACCTGCTGGAGCGGCCCCTGAAGATAGGCTGGCTGAAGAAGCAGCGCTCCATCGTCAAGAACTGGCAGCAGCGGTACTTTGTACTGAGGGGCCAGCAGCTGTGTTACTACAAGGACGAGGAAGATGCCAAGCCCCAG GGCTGCctgtttctgcagggaagcactaTCAAGGAGTCAGTCAGCAACCCAGAGGAAGCGGGGAAGTTTATCTTTGAAATCATCCCAG GGGTCTCGGGAGATCATAATCGAACAGGACAAGACTCCTATGTACTGATGGCCAACTCCCAATCCGAGATGGATGAGTGGGTTAAGTCGATTCGAAGAGTGGTGGGATCTCCATCAGGAG TGGTATTTGGCCAGCGCTTGGTTGAGACCATGGCATATGAACAGAAATTTGGGCAGCACCTGGTTCCCATCCTGGTGGAGACATGCGCAGAGTTCATACGCGAGCATGGCATGAATGAGGAGGGCATCTTCCGACTGCCTGGCCAGGACAACCTGGTGAAACACTTGAGGGACGCATTTGATGCTGGGGAAAGGCCATCTTTTGACCG CGATACAGATGTACATACGGTGGCCTCTTTGTTCAAACTCTACCTGAGGGAACTCCCAGAGCCGGTTGTACCCTGGTTGCAGTATGAGGACTTCCTCCTGTGTGGGATGCTTCTGAATGGCAATGAAATGAAG gGTCATCAGGAGCTAGTGAAGCAGCTGTCCCTGCTTCCCCGAGTCAATTACAACCTCCTCAGTTATATCTGCAG GTTCCTACATGAAATACAGCTGAACTCCAGTGTCAACAAGATGAGTGTGGATAACCTGGCAACAGTGATTGGAGTGAATCTCATCAGGCCAAAGATAGAGGACCCTGCAGTTATTATGAGAG GCACCCCCCAGATCCAGAGAGTGATGACTGTGATGATAAGTGACCATGCCAAGCTCTTCCCCTTGTCAAAAGATGAGCCCCCTTCTCCACCCACCACCCAAAGGAACGATTCCAAGAAGATCCAAGTGCCACGCAGTTCTGTGGGCTGGGATGCTGCAGAAGATCCACCAGCGTCCAAGGCAAACACTGTAACCCAAGGCCAAAGG AGAGATGACCTAGATAccagcagtcccacttcttccaGAGCAGAAGTCAGGCTGGGCGCATCTCTCGAAGATAATGATGTAAACCAACCCAAAGATATGTTGgaaatgtggaaaatacagtccaGGAAAAGAACTCAGACCCTTCCTAACAGGAAATCCTTCCTAACTGCTTCCTCTCAGGGGGAGAAAGCCAGCAGTGATAAAAATGACATATTCAGCAATGACTTTTGGACAtcttcaggaagtcagttgtCTCCTACTTCCCCGACAGATGGACACAAAAGAACATTGTCTCAGGATCTTTTTAAGCTGCTCGACCTTCACCGGACTTCGACCTACGACAATGTCCCTACCTGCCAGGCAGAGAGTGGGGAAAGCGCTTGCACTAGCCCTTTCAGCACAGTAAGCAGCAGCTCCAAGAAAGATTTGTTAGCAAACCAAAGCCCCAACCTTGTGCCAAAGGAACTATCGGGTCCAAACATCGGTGCTGAGGACTGTGGCTCTGGTCAGGAGAACCTGGAGGCCCTTCAAAAGGTGATGCTGGGgctgaaaaaagaaatggaaatgcaGAAAAAGGACTATGAAGAGCAAATTAAAAG CCTCCAGAAGGAGAACTACGAAGTCTGGGCCAAAGTGGTGCGACTGAATGAAGAGATCGAGAAAGAGAAGAAGAAGTTTGCGGCGCTGGAACTGAAGTTTCAGAATGTGGAGAGCTCACGGGAAGACGTTGAGAAGAGGAACAAGGTGCTGGAGCGGGAGATCCAGGACTTCAGGAAATCCATGAGAGATCCCAGGgacaaaagaaaataa
- the ARHGAP25 gene encoding rho GTPase-activating protein 25 isoform X2 produces the protein MSIMLICKRYTGIISAFGTGGEHITGQNLVGGRRTLCHKYSGATWVWGISSVIMPKAPRMKSWDEGCCIPALGMVFCWEFRRKKPLLQRKVVFGQRLVETMAYEQKFGQHLVPILVETCAEFIREHGMNEEGIFRLPGQDNLVKHLRDAFDAGERPSFDRDTDVHTVASLFKLYLRELPEPVVPWLQYEDFLLCGMLLNGNEMKGHQELVKQLSLLPRVNYNLLSYICRFLHEIQLNSSVNKMSVDNLATVIGVNLIRPKIEDPAVIMRGTPQIQRVMTVMISDHAKLFPLSKDEPPSPPTTQRNDSKKIQVPRSSVGWDAAEDPPASKANTVTQGQRRDDLDTSSPTSSRAEVRLGASLEDNDVNQPKDMLEMWKIQSRKRTQTLPNRKSFLTASSQGEKASSDKNDIFSNDFWTSSGSQLSPTSPTDGHKRTLSQDLFKLLDLHRTSTYDNVPTCQAESGESACTSPFSTVSSSSKKDLLANQSPNLVPKELSGPNIGAEDCGSGQENLEALQKVMLGLKKEMEMQKKDYEEQIKSLQKENYEVWAKVVRLNEEIEKEKKKFAALELKFQNVESSREDVEKRNKVLEREIQDFRKSMRDPRDKRK, from the exons ATGAGCATAATGCTGATCTGCAAGCGATACACAGGGATTATTTCAGCCTTCGGAACAGGAGGTGAACACATTACAGGGCAAAATCTTGTAGGAGGCCGCCGGACCCTTTGCCATAAATATTCTGGAGCCACTTGGGTGTGGGGCATCTCTTCTGTCATCATGCCTAAAGCCCCGAGGATGAAGAGCTGGGATGAGGGCTGCTGCATTCCAGCCTTAGGGATGGTTTTCTGCTGGGAGTTCAGGAGGAAAAAGCCTTTGCTCCAGAGGAAAG TGGTATTTGGCCAGCGCTTGGTTGAGACCATGGCATATGAACAGAAATTTGGGCAGCACCTGGTTCCCATCCTGGTGGAGACATGCGCAGAGTTCATACGCGAGCATGGCATGAATGAGGAGGGCATCTTCCGACTGCCTGGCCAGGACAACCTGGTGAAACACTTGAGGGACGCATTTGATGCTGGGGAAAGGCCATCTTTTGACCG CGATACAGATGTACATACGGTGGCCTCTTTGTTCAAACTCTACCTGAGGGAACTCCCAGAGCCGGTTGTACCCTGGTTGCAGTATGAGGACTTCCTCCTGTGTGGGATGCTTCTGAATGGCAATGAAATGAAG gGTCATCAGGAGCTAGTGAAGCAGCTGTCCCTGCTTCCCCGAGTCAATTACAACCTCCTCAGTTATATCTGCAG GTTCCTACATGAAATACAGCTGAACTCCAGTGTCAACAAGATGAGTGTGGATAACCTGGCAACAGTGATTGGAGTGAATCTCATCAGGCCAAAGATAGAGGACCCTGCAGTTATTATGAGAG GCACCCCCCAGATCCAGAGAGTGATGACTGTGATGATAAGTGACCATGCCAAGCTCTTCCCCTTGTCAAAAGATGAGCCCCCTTCTCCACCCACCACCCAAAGGAACGATTCCAAGAAGATCCAAGTGCCACGCAGTTCTGTGGGCTGGGATGCTGCAGAAGATCCACCAGCGTCCAAGGCAAACACTGTAACCCAAGGCCAAAGG AGAGATGACCTAGATAccagcagtcccacttcttccaGAGCAGAAGTCAGGCTGGGCGCATCTCTCGAAGATAATGATGTAAACCAACCCAAAGATATGTTGgaaatgtggaaaatacagtccaGGAAAAGAACTCAGACCCTTCCTAACAGGAAATCCTTCCTAACTGCTTCCTCTCAGGGGGAGAAAGCCAGCAGTGATAAAAATGACATATTCAGCAATGACTTTTGGACAtcttcaggaagtcagttgtCTCCTACTTCCCCGACAGATGGACACAAAAGAACATTGTCTCAGGATCTTTTTAAGCTGCTCGACCTTCACCGGACTTCGACCTACGACAATGTCCCTACCTGCCAGGCAGAGAGTGGGGAAAGCGCTTGCACTAGCCCTTTCAGCACAGTAAGCAGCAGCTCCAAGAAAGATTTGTTAGCAAACCAAAGCCCCAACCTTGTGCCAAAGGAACTATCGGGTCCAAACATCGGTGCTGAGGACTGTGGCTCTGGTCAGGAGAACCTGGAGGCCCTTCAAAAGGTGATGCTGGGgctgaaaaaagaaatggaaatgcaGAAAAAGGACTATGAAGAGCAAATTAAAAG CCTCCAGAAGGAGAACTACGAAGTCTGGGCCAAAGTGGTGCGACTGAATGAAGAGATCGAGAAAGAGAAGAAGAAGTTTGCGGCGCTGGAACTGAAGTTTCAGAATGTGGAGAGCTCACGGGAAGACGTTGAGAAGAGGAACAAGGTGCTGGAGCGGGAGATCCAGGACTTCAGGAAATCCATGAGAGATCCCAGGgacaaaagaaaataa